GTTTTCTACCATCTTTTCCCACTCTGTAAGTTGCTTTTTAACTTTCTTAATGCTTTCATACTCTCTTAGTCTTTTGatttacagaaattttaaatttcagtgcaTCTACTGTCTTAAAATTGTTCCCTACAGTAAAAAACATTTGTTTCCTgcttaaaaattgttttcctacACCAAGTTTATGAAGGAAGtactctatttttttctaaaagatttattgttttaccttttgCCTTTAGATCTACAATACCATCTGGTTTGATTTCTGTGCAGGAAGGATTAGGCAtcaggattcttttttttccatatggatatccaagtgaCCCAGCACCATATACTGAAAAGATCATCTTTTCCTCACTAGATGGCAGTATCACTTTCTCATTAATCAGATGGCCCTGAATGTGCAAGTCCTtttctggattctttttttttttttttttgaatagaaATCTCAGGGTTTAAATCTCTACATTCAGTAAAATAAACACTACACATTAGGTTGCTTTGGAATACAAATTACTCATTTAAATAAATGGGATATAAGTTCTACCTTgtgttaaaagtaaaaaaactgtttttttttacatgaagCCGTGTCCAAAATCAATTAGTCAAGTGCAAGATTACTATGTTATGAGACAAATTAAACTCTACTAACAACATATTTGTTGGAGATCTTGATGCAGCTATAACTACAGTAGGTGGAGAATTGGATGTCCCTTAGCTACTGGGTAATGACAGAAAAGAGCATGCCATGGATCCACTCCCGTTTTTACTAATTCCTTAATAACAATGTCTACTTTGTTTATTGAAGAATGTTTCTTCCTTTGGAAACAGAAGTCTAATTTTATAATGCTATACCATAGGAAAAATACTGGCTCACCCTATAAAGACCCAATTTTTATAAACTGATTTAACCATATTTGATTAGGTATGGAAAGACTTTGCATCTTCTGCTCTAAAGATGACCAAAATTTTTTCCCTAAGTATTGACGAGCCAATTTATCCTTGACAAGTGATTCAGAGGATAAATGAACcttcttactttaaaaataagaacgtgtgaatatatatttatatattctgagaaGTTTTGTCCCATGATCTGACCCATACTTCTGATTTAAAATATAACTGAGTTCTTTCAACATATTGTATTaattctgcattttaaatttaagtcaTCCTTACTGTACTGCTCTCACTCTCTTCAATTTTTAggttatttctataaatattcaaatttaaaaaacaaacatgccCAATCTCAAAACCAACTTAGGCTGGAGCTCTGAGGTTGGttcataacttttaaaatattttgttcaaaTGTAAAAACCCTGAAATCACAAACAAaaagttacaattttacagtatatatctaatttattttttaaaaaaatattctgaatgGTTTTTATACAAGTAATCAAGTGTAACTTTTTCGAGTGAAACTCCTTTTTAGGCTAGAAGAGGCTATGTGGAATTGCCCCATTAGAAATcaatatacatttaattttttattctggtactTCCACTATTTCAAAGTAGTCGTTTGGTAGAATCACATAACCCCTCTCTGACATGtcatctttctctttctggaaatGTACAACCTCCTTTAATTTTTCAAGCTGTCGTTCTTGTCTTCTGCATCGTTGCTGTGCAGTCTTGAGTTTCTTTCTGAGTTTTTCCACTTGTTGTTCTAGCTGATGAATCCTTTTCCTTTGGTGCATGGTATCCTCCACAGTATAGTTGTGGTCACAGAAAACGGAGAGATTATCAGGGGTCTGAAGAGGAGGCATTAGTAATCCAACAGCAGCATCAACCTGGGAAACCGGAGGTGttaggggaggtggggggagctgTTCTTGTGGCTCCAGAAGATCTTCCTTCTTGTCATGTGGTTCAGTACAAAGAAATATTGTGGGTACAGcgttctctttcagtaacttgtTGTTGCACTCCCTCTTAAAGCAGTCTGGAGTAAAGTGCTCTGAACAAATACTGCTATACTTGGTGGGTTTAAAGTTTTTTCTTCTCACAGCTGCCTCCCATTTTTTACAGAGACTGGGTCGAGTGAGAGGAAACCTTTATTGCGGCATTTATTATGGTCCATATTACCATTATTGTGTGCTGAAATGATAATCAAGTCATCTTGGCACTACCAGAAGCTTTCTCTAAAACTTAGGAGTCCGTGAGATTGTTCCTctgagttaaaaaaagaaaaaaaattcctcctcAAATCCTGGCCTGAAATCAATCCATACTGGTGTGATTCTCGCCGCCCATCCTCAGCAAGTTTCTGAAGGACGAAAAAGTGACTTCTGTCGTCTTTTTAAATGTCTTGGTTTCTATTTCAAATTTGCCGCTAAGGAGTTATCACCGCCTCAATGCTCCAGGACGCGGGTCTGTGAGCCTGGACACCTCACAACTCGAGGGGCCTCCTGGCATCGCTCGCGGGCCCAGATCTCGCCATCACGAGTCTGGGAGCGAGCATCACAGCCCGGGCCGGCTTCTCGAAAGCACGAAACGGACACCGCGGCAAAGCCCGGCGAGTACGCGCAGCCCGGAAAACCGGGGCGCGGGCCTCGGAGCGACGGTTCCCCACCAGGACCCCCGCCCAGGACATCCGCCGCTCCCGTACCGGGAGAGACCCCGGCGGCACGCCCCCTTTTCTGGATTCTTTGATCTGTTTATTGGTTTACTTGTCTACACTTATGTCaataccatttttattatttatgttttatatcttAATATCTAGTAATGTAAGTGCTCCAGTTTTGCTCCTCTTTAACAAAATCACCTTACCTGTTTTTgatcatttgcatttccatgtaaaATTTGGAGTCATTTTgacaaatatgcacacacacacacatcaaagcCTTGATGTAATTTTGACTGAGAACATTTTGAATTTATAGATTGATTTGTGTAAaattgatatatttaatatattgtgGCTTTAATCCATAAACATctatatccctccatttatttcagtctactttatctctttaaataataaattgtaTTATGTGTGGAGTTCTTAcacatatgccttttatttcttcctaggTATTTATTTAATCTGTGGATATCAGTGCAAATGATAtcattaattaatatattttctctttatttgttgTCAGTGTATAGATATAAAATTGATATTTGAAAAAGCtatattgatatataattcaccATTGCAATCAAATTGTAGGTTTTTAAGTTTACATTTCAATTTCTGTCCATTTGaagtttattctgttttttcatatatggatgcagttttattatttttttagttgtccAATTCACTGAATTAAAGTGTATAATTCCAT
The genomic region above belongs to Choloepus didactylus isolate mChoDid1 chromosome 26 unlocalized genomic scaffold, mChoDid1.pri SUPER_26_unloc1, whole genome shotgun sequence and contains:
- the LOC119525723 gene encoding THAP domain-containing protein 1-like, with the protein product MSWAGVLVGNRRSEARAPVFRAARTRRALPRCPFRAFEKPARAVMLAPRLVMARSGPASDARRPLELFPLTRPSLCKKWEAAVRRKNFKPTKYSSICSEHFTPDCFKRECNNKLLKENAVPTIFLCTEPHDKKEDLLEPQEQLPPPPLTPPVSQVDAAVGLLMPPLQTPDNLSVFCDHNYTVEDTMHQRKRIHQLEQQVEKLRKKLKTAQQRCRRQERQLEKLKEVVHFQKEKDDMSERGYVILPNDYFEIVEVPE